One window of Serinus canaria isolate serCan28SL12 chromosome 3, serCan2020, whole genome shotgun sequence genomic DNA carries:
- the ADI1 gene encoding acireductone dioxygenase — translation MVEAWYMDESQEDQRAPHRQRPNREVSLEQLRRLGVVYRRLDADNYETDPCLKEIRRAENYSWMDIVTIHKDKLPNYEEKIKTFYEEHLHLDDEIRYILEGSGYFDVRDKDDKWIRISMEKGDMITLPAGIYHRFTLDENNYVKAMRLFVGEPVWTAYNRPADDFPARKQYMKLLAEEAHNGV, via the exons ATGGTGGAGGCCTGGTACATGGACGAGTCCCAGGAGGACCAGCGGGCGCCGCACCGGCAGCGGCCCAACCGCGAagtcagcctggagcagctgcgCCGCCTCGGCGTGGTCTACCGCAGG CTGGATGCTGATAACTATGAGACTGATCCATGCTTGAAAGAGATTCGGAgagcagaaaattattcttgGATGGATATAGTGACCATACATAAAGACAAGCTTCCAAATTATGAGGAAAAG ataaaaacattttatgaagAACATTTACACCTCGATGATGAAATTCGCTACATCTTGGAGGGATCTGGCTATTTTGATGTTCGAGACAAGGATGACAAATGGATTCggatttccatggaaaaaggaGACATGATAACCCTCCCTGCTGGCATATATCACCGATTTACACTGGATGAGAAT AATTACGTGAAGGCAATGAGGCTGTTTGTTGGAGAGCCCGTCTGGACTGCGTACAACAGGCCGGCTGACGATTTTCCTGCCCGGAAACAGTACATGAAGCTTTTGGCTGAAGAAGCACATAATGGTGTCTGA
- the RNASEH1 gene encoding ribonuclease H1, whose translation MLRWLVAVLSHSCFVPRAASMFYAVRKGRRTGVYRTWAECQEQVNKFPSASFKKFATEKDAWTFVRSGLPGPQQQQPEPAEAFAPPAVTQENGSQREEPELNTMCCSTCKRPYERSTNEEQIAKRVKHDEVHSVCSIPTVSEDKFSYMGDFAVVYTDGCCSGNGHNRARAGIGVYWGPGHPLNTSERLPGRQTNQRAEIHAACKAIEQAKSQNIKKLIIYTDSKFTINGITSWVDNWKTNGWRTSSGGSVINKEDFERLDNLAKDIEIQWMHIPGHAGFQGNEEADRLAREGACKPKC comes from the exons ATGCTGCGCTGGCTCGTGGCCGTGCTCAGCCACTCCTGCTTCGTGCCCAGGGCCGCCTCCATGTTCTACGCGGTGCGCAAGGGCCGGCGGACCGGCGTCTACCGCACCTG GGCGGAGTGCCAGGAGCAGGTGAACAAGTTCCCCTCCGCTAGCTTCAAGAAGTTCGCCACCGAGAAGGACGCCTGGACCTTCGTGCGCTCCGGGCTGCCGggaccacagcagcagcagccagagccgGCAG aggCATTTGCTCCTCCAGCTGTGACACAAGAAAATGGTAGCCAGAGAGAGGAACCAGAATTAAATACTATGTGTTGCAGTACCTGTAAAAGGCCATATGAACGGTCTACAAATGAAGAACAGATTGCAAAGCGTGTAAAACATGATGAAGTACACTCAGTGTGCTCAATACCAACAGTCAGTGAAGATAAGTTTTCATATATGG GTGACTTTGCAGTTGTTTATACAGATGGTTGTTGCTCTGGTAATGGACATAACAGGGCACGTGCTGGAATAGGTGTCTACTGGGGACCAGGCCACCCTTT AAATACCAGTGAAAGACTTCCTGGACGGCAGACTAATCAAAGAGCAGAAATCCAT GCAGCCTGCAAAGCAATAGAGCAAGCCAAGAGTCAAAACATCAAGAAGTTAATCATCTACACTGATAGCAAGTTTACTATTAATG GTATTACGAGCTGGGTTgacaactggaaaacaaatggCTGGAGAACAAGTTCAGGAGGAAGTGTAATAAATAAAGAAGATTTTGAAAGACTTGATAATCTAGCAAAAGACATAGAAATTCAGTGG ATGCATATTCCTGGTCATGCCGGCTTCCAAGGAAATGAAGAAGCTGATAGACTAGCAAGAGAAGGAGCTTGTAAACCAAAGTGCTGA